The stretch of DNA TTCAAGGAATACTTCCGCAAGGCGTTCGTCAGTGATCTTAACGCCGGAACTGCAGTCTGAAATGCTGTAATTCTGGCAGTAAACGCATTTAAGCGGACAACCTGAGAAAAAAACTGTTCCCGAACCGCTCTCACCGGAAATGCACGGTTCCTCCCACATATGAAGTGAAGCCCTGCCGGCAACCACCTCTGCCGGAGCACCGCAGTAACCAGTGCCGTGTGTCCTGTCCGCCCCGCATTCACGAGGACAGAGTCGGCATGACACAAGTGATGGATCGTTCATTTTAATCAGTCCCATTTTATGTTTTTACTAATATATAATAGCCTATTTTATGGGATTTGTCAATTTTGATGACAGCGTTCCGGGACTAAAAAACAACGCTGAGTTCCCGGTTTTCTCAGCGTTATTTTTTATATTATACTTTATTCTGCTTAAACGGTTTGTCAGTTCTTGAAATAGGCATTTCAGGATGACTTTTATTCCACTCATCTATAGAAACTATAGAAAAATCATTTATAAGCTTTCCTTTATCAAATCTTTTCTGAAGTCTGAACGGAAGCTTTTTGGATATCTTATTTCTAAGTATTTTTCTGGTAACAGCATCGTCATCAGGAAATTCCAGTACAAAAATATAATCAACCGGCTTTTCTTTCTGCATAAGCTTAAGGTAGTGAAGTGAATCATAATACTTTTCAGAAACTTTATTAACTGTCTTTTCATCGCATGGATTAAAGGACTGACCTGATGAATAGACTGTTCCGTTTTTATATTCAACAAACAGAATTCTGTCTTTAGTTTCAATGATCCAGTCAACATCTGAAAGAAGTGATGCAGTATCGTCGAGATACATCTGATGATGTTCATCAGTCGCCCACAAAGCTTTATTGCAGTCAATCTGATAATATCCGTTCTCCTCTGTAAAAATCATCTGTTAATGTACCTCCGAATTATAGACTTCATCCAGAAGTTTTTCAAAAGAACTTATCAGAATATTATTGTGCAGTTCTGAAAACTTTGCAGATGATTCTGAAGCAGCAAATTTTCCGTCTTTATTTAAGGAAATATACATAACGCTGTCTTCATCTCTGCTTCTTATCTCAAAATATTTAGCAAGAATATAACTGTGCGTGGATATAAATATCTGAACACCATTTCTTTGAAGTTCAAGTAAAATATCAGCGATTACCGGAATATACTCCGGATTTATATTTGCTTCCGGTTCATCCCAGAAAAGAACATCACCGCTTTTAAGAGCACCTTGTTTTATAAGCTGCCAGAGAAGTGCCATTTTTCTGATACCTTCAGCTACAAGATTGAACTCCTGTTTGTTCTGGCCTTTTATGTAATACTGATCTTTCTGATTATCATATAATACTTTTCCACCGATAATACTCTCTATTTTCTTAAGCATATCCCCGGAATCAGTGCTGTCTCCATCTCCGGAAACATCAACTTTTACCATATGCAGAAGATCAGTATAAGTATCATCAAATCTGACATTATCACGTTCCACTGCTGAAATTAGGGTATAACAGTTCGAAAGAATTTCCTTTGCAGGAATGTACACACTGTTGGCACCTGAAAATATTTTTTCCCAGCTTTCCTCACCTGTAACCTTAGCATCAAACTTTTTGGTTTTAGCATCAAAGCTAAGTCCTAACACCTCTGATTTGCTTTCTTCTGAAGCATAGACGGCAATGTCTGTTTTCTCGGATTTTTTTCCTTTTGATATCAGAGCTGAAAGCTTATAGTCATCCGGAAGCATGGTTCTTGCCAGCTTATATGCAAACGGCGTCTTTTCATTTACTGCCTGACACGATGCATACAAAAGCTTCATGATATGTGTTTTTCCAGTTCCGTTTTCGCCTATAAAAATGTTTATCCCCCGTGAAAACTCTAATGAACTTTCACTGAAAACAGTGTAATTTTTCAAATTCAGTTTATAAATTTTCATTTTAATCTCTCCGTGCCTGTTTTCCTGTATTACATATTATTTTACCATATCACACTATTGATTTCAAGCAAGTTAATGGATTTGAGAGTTACGCAGAATGATTGCATCCCAATTCTCTCTATACAAATAATATATATTTTATGCGTTTAAATTATTTCTGTAAATATAATTATAAAATAATCATTATTCATTGTAATGATAAGCAAATTTTTTTATTCGTTTTTTGTAATTTCTATGAATAGCCTTATAAGCTTATTAGATGATATAATAATTATAACCTTTATGAAAGTAGGAATTATTATGGATGAAAAAGAAAAGGAAAAAATAATAACATTATTAAAAAGCAAGGATAATGAAGATAAAATATACCATCTCAATATTCCGAAAGAATATCAAAATGATATCGATATTATCCTAAGTTCCCGAGAATTTTTTAGTCTACATTATCAAGCAGACGTTTTATAGAAACAGGACATTGAATTTTAAAAGCCTTGTATGCATCGTTCATTTTCTTAATCGGTTCTGTTGTTACAAATTCCTTGTCATACACGATGGCATGCTGTTCATGTAAATTCATAAACACAGATTCAGTTGTCAAGGCAGTATTTCTTAGCTTGTCACTCATCATTTTAAGTACAACAGTTGCAATAAAAGTCAACATCAAATGCCCACGTAATGTTGCTTCTGACTCTACGTTAATCGGAAGTATTTTACCTCCCTGTTTGCATAGCTCAAATATTTTTTCAACCTGATCACGCATATAATAAAGAGGCAGTATTTTTTCGACTGCAACTTTTCTGGTTGATACAATCACAAATACTCCTTGCCTTTGTAAATCATCATAAATATCTGATGCTGTAAGACTTTCATCTTCAGCTCTTGCAATAGCATTTTTCTGTCCTTCATTGTATGCCGTCATATCCTTACACAGGAAAGCGTATGCTTTACGATTTTCTTTCTGACCTATTTCACATGGAACGCATTTGATATAGATAAGTCGTTTG from Ruminococcus sp. HUN007 encodes:
- a CDS encoding AAA family ATPase, encoding MKIYKLNLKNYTVFSESSLEFSRGINIFIGENGTGKTHIMKLLYASCQAVNEKTPFAYKLARTMLPDDYKLSALISKGKKSEKTDIAVYASEESKSEVLGLSFDAKTKKFDAKVTGEESWEKIFSGANSVYIPAKEILSNCYTLISAVERDNVRFDDTYTDLLHMVKVDVSGDGDSTDSGDMLKKIESIIGGKVLYDNQKDQYYIKGQNKQEFNLVAEGIRKMALLWQLIKQGALKSGDVLFWDEPEANINPEYIPVIADILLELQRNGVQIFISTHSYILAKYFEIRSRDEDSVMYISLNKDGKFAASESSAKFSELHNNILISSFEKLLDEVYNSEVH